A single genomic interval of Hevea brasiliensis isolate MT/VB/25A 57/8 chromosome 4, ASM3005281v1, whole genome shotgun sequence harbors:
- the LOC110669184 gene encoding protein SOMBRERO-like isoform X1: protein MMTGNGQLAVPPGFRFHPTDEELLYYYLKKKVSYEAIDLDVIRELDLNKLEPWDLKDKCRIGSGPQNEWYFFSHKDKKYPTGTRTNRATTAGFWKATGRDKAIHLNNSKRIGMRKTLVFYTGRAPHGQKTDWIMHEYRLDDDNSEVQQEDGWVVCRVFKKKNQSRGYLPDAAQEDHFSHMKASSSSLSMEHKQNHMQALYDYSFDGSMHLPQLFSPESAVASSFVSPIPLNNVDIECSQNLLRLTSSGCGLVQPERFNGDWSFLDKLLASHQSLDQHSQTKGNPSSHLFDHVGASSHQKFPFPYLDCETDIMKFSK, encoded by the exons ATGATGACTGGAAATGGACAACTTGCCGTTCCTCCAGGTTTCCGATTCCATCCAACCGATGAGGAGCTTCTGTACTATTATCTGAAGAAGAAAGTCTCCTATGAGGCTattgatcttgatgttatcaGAGAGCTGGATCTCAACAAACTTGAGCCTTGGGACCTCAAAG ACAAATGTAGAATCGGGTCTGGTCCTCAAAATGAATGGTATTTCTTTAGCCACAAGGACAAGAAATATCCAACAGGAACTCGAACAAATCGGGCAACCACAGCTGGTTTTTGGAAAGCAACGGGAAGAGACAAGGCCATCCATCTCAACAACTCTAAGAGGATTGGCATGAGGAAAACCCTAGTCTTCTACACAGGACGTGCTCCTcatggccaaaagactgattgGATCATGCATGAATATCGCCTGGATGATGACAACTCCGAGGTTCAG CAGGAAGATGGATGGGTCGTCTgtagggttttcaagaagaagaaTCAAAGTAGAGGTTACTTACCAGATGCTGCTCAAGAAGATCACTTCTCTCACATGAAGGCTAGCTCTTCTTCTTTATCAATGGAGCACAAACAGAATCACATGCAAGCATTATACGACTATAGTTTCGATGGTTCCATGCATCTTCCGCAGTTGTTTAGTCCAGAATCAGCTGTTGCCTCATCCTTTGTTTCACCTATTCCTTTGAACAACGTGGATATTGAGTGCTCTCAGAACTTGTTGAGGCTAACATCAAGTGGTTGCGGACTTGTGCAACCGGAGAGGTTCAATGGTGATTGGTCATTTCTAGATAAGCTTCTTGCGTCTCATCAAAGCCTTGATCAGCACTCCCAAACCAAGGGCAATCCTTCGTCTCACCTTTTTGATCATGTGGGTGCTTCAAGTCATCAAAAGTTCCCATTTCCATACCTTGACTGTGAAACTGACATTATGAAATTTTCCAAGTAG
- the LOC110669184 gene encoding protein SOMBRERO-like isoform X2: protein MMTGNGQLAVPPGFRFHPTDEELLYYYLKKKVSYEAIDLDVIRELDLNKLEPWDLKDKCRIGSGPQNEWYFFSHKDKKYPTGTRTNRATTAGFWKATGRDKAIHLNNSKRIGMRKTLVFYTGRAPHGQKTDWIMHEYRLDDDNSEVQEDGWVVCRVFKKKNQSRGYLPDAAQEDHFSHMKASSSSLSMEHKQNHMQALYDYSFDGSMHLPQLFSPESAVASSFVSPIPLNNVDIECSQNLLRLTSSGCGLVQPERFNGDWSFLDKLLASHQSLDQHSQTKGNPSSHLFDHVGASSHQKFPFPYLDCETDIMKFSK from the exons ATGATGACTGGAAATGGACAACTTGCCGTTCCTCCAGGTTTCCGATTCCATCCAACCGATGAGGAGCTTCTGTACTATTATCTGAAGAAGAAAGTCTCCTATGAGGCTattgatcttgatgttatcaGAGAGCTGGATCTCAACAAACTTGAGCCTTGGGACCTCAAAG ACAAATGTAGAATCGGGTCTGGTCCTCAAAATGAATGGTATTTCTTTAGCCACAAGGACAAGAAATATCCAACAGGAACTCGAACAAATCGGGCAACCACAGCTGGTTTTTGGAAAGCAACGGGAAGAGACAAGGCCATCCATCTCAACAACTCTAAGAGGATTGGCATGAGGAAAACCCTAGTCTTCTACACAGGACGTGCTCCTcatggccaaaagactgattgGATCATGCATGAATATCGCCTGGATGATGACAACTCCGAGGTTCAG GAAGATGGATGGGTCGTCTgtagggttttcaagaagaagaaTCAAAGTAGAGGTTACTTACCAGATGCTGCTCAAGAAGATCACTTCTCTCACATGAAGGCTAGCTCTTCTTCTTTATCAATGGAGCACAAACAGAATCACATGCAAGCATTATACGACTATAGTTTCGATGGTTCCATGCATCTTCCGCAGTTGTTTAGTCCAGAATCAGCTGTTGCCTCATCCTTTGTTTCACCTATTCCTTTGAACAACGTGGATATTGAGTGCTCTCAGAACTTGTTGAGGCTAACATCAAGTGGTTGCGGACTTGTGCAACCGGAGAGGTTCAATGGTGATTGGTCATTTCTAGATAAGCTTCTTGCGTCTCATCAAAGCCTTGATCAGCACTCCCAAACCAAGGGCAATCCTTCGTCTCACCTTTTTGATCATGTGGGTGCTTCAAGTCATCAAAAGTTCCCATTTCCATACCTTGACTGTGAAACTGACATTATGAAATTTTCCAAGTAG